The following DNA comes from Fusobacterium sp..
TCAAAATGCAACTGAGATAAATCTTACACCAAACTTTGGAAAAACAGATTCTGAAGCATTTACAGGATCAGCATACAAAGGAAAATCTTTTGTATCTACAGCAGGAGCTACAGGAAATATTTCATTTGAACTAACTTTAGAAACATTAAAAAATTTATTACCAGCTTTTGGATATACTGTTGTAGTTGGAACTGATCCAATAACAGAAGCTACAATAACTGATATAGCTAAAGCAAATACAAGTGGAAAAATAGAAAAATATTATACACTTATAGAACAAAATTTAGAAGATAATGAAGAAAGAATACTAACAGGATGTCAATTAAATAACGTAACACTGGATATATCACAAGGGGCATACTGTAAACTTACAGCTGATGTTGTTGGATATGCTTATGAATATAAAGACAGTATAACTCATACTGGAACTCCTATTGGAGATATAGATAAACTATTAACATGTATAACTTCTAATATTGAAATGGGAAGTACAGATGTTTCAGCAGAAACTCAAAGTGTTTCAATAGCTATAAATAATAATCTTGAACAAAAATATGGACTAGGTAATAGAAATGCTACTAAAATTACAAGAAATGGATTTATAGAGTCAAATGCAACAGTAACTTTAAATGCATATAATAAAGCTAAATTTAAAGAGGGAATTGAAGCACTTATGGCAAATGATAAAGTTTTATTGACAATAAAAATGGCAGAAAATTTTAATACAGGAGCAGGAATAGTATTTATAAAAATTCCTAATATGAATGTAACATCAGTGGAAATGACTGATAAAAATGCTGGCGGAGGAATGACACAAAATATGGATATATCATATGATATAACAGCAGGAACACCTATGTCATATCTGTTTGGAACTTTAAAATAAGAAAAATGTGGAGGAGATAGATAATGAATATAAAAAAAATAGGAAATGACAAAACATATATTGAGTATAACCCTGTTGTTAACTTTGGAACTAGAATAGGAATCAAAAAAATAGGGGAAAGTACTTTTGTGATTGATGAAAAAGAAAAGACAATAAAATATGGAAGACAAAGTTTTGAAGAAAGTCTAGAATGTTTTGTTTTATGCAAGCAGGTAACAAAGATAGTAGAAAATGGAATAGTTGTTTTTGAAGGGAAAGGGAATTTAAGTACAGAAACACTAGGAAAAGCAGAATATAATTTATTTAATCTTCAAAAAGCATTTGATGAAATTATAAAAAGTCTTCCAACAGCATTAGAGGAAGAAACTGAAAAAAAGTAATGCTGATGGCTTGCAACTATTTTATAGGAGGTAATAGGGGAAGCAAAGTTTCCCCTTTTTTTAAAGAAATTCAAGCTGCAAATAAAAAAATAGAAAGAAATCTTAGATATTTGAAGGTAGATTCAATGACTGGTTATTTTGAAATAAGATTTTTACCACTAGGAGAATCATTAGGTTATGATAATCATCCATTCTATATTATTGAAGATCTTGAATTGATTAAAAACTGCCTGAATGAAGCTGTAAGCTTGAAGAACTCACAAAAGATAACCTCTAAGAAAGACAGCATGAAAAAAAGATGAAGGTGAGGTGAAAAATGACAAATATTGAAAATAATATAGATAAGCGTTTTCAACAATTATCCATAGCTACAAGGCTAACAACCCAAAGTGCTAAAGATGATGCTTTTAAACAAGCTTCAGCAGCTAAAGAAGCTTTTTTAGAAAATATGGAACTTGGAAAAAAGATAGAGTATGCATCACAGCAATTTAGAGTTTTTCAAGTTCAGATAGAAAAAACTGAATTAAGAGTATCTGGTTTAACTTCACAAATAAGGGTTCTAGAAGAAGAATTAAATAAGATTAATTTTAGTAAAGTCTTTGATGCAGGAAATGAAAAAACAGAAACTTATTCAGATAAATTTTTGAATCTATATAAAAAAGCTAAAGATATAGGAGAAATAACTAGTAAAATTATGACAGTGATCCCTATATTAAACTCATTTGCTTCAAGTTTAAATGGTTTAGGTGGTCCAGTACTTGGACTAGTAATAATGGGACTAGAAGAAGTAGCAAGAAGTTATATAGTTTTTAAAAAAGAAGTGGAAGCAGCAACGAAAGCTATGGATACTTCAAAAGGAACTTGGGATCAAAAAAGACAAGCTGTTGAGAAGCAAATTGAAA
Coding sequences within:
- a CDS encoding phage tail tube protein is translated as MNLKLLIGEQLDEKTMATSFTAYQNATEINLTPNFGKTDSEAFTGSAYKGKSFVSTAGATGNISFELTLETLKNLLPAFGYTVVVGTDPITEATITDIAKANTSGKIEKYYTLIEQNLEDNEERILTGCQLNNVTLDISQGAYCKLTADVVGYAYEYKDSITHTGTPIGDIDKLLTCITSNIEMGSTDVSAETQSVSIAINNNLEQKYGLGNRNATKITRNGFIESNATVTLNAYNKAKFKEGIEALMANDKVLLTIKMAENFNTGAGIVFIKIPNMNVTSVEMTDKNAGGGMTQNMDISYDITAGTPMSYLFGTLK